A stretch of the Meles meles chromosome 19, mMelMel3.1 paternal haplotype, whole genome shotgun sequence genome encodes the following:
- the LOC123930948 gene encoding uncharacterized protein LOC123930948 yields MMTAELTLRPTRSHPLPDRDQAEMTVPCGAGHHSPPACSTSPLPPCRALLLWGGPWHPTSLSPRLPGSSVFTSSQPSFSGNKATAVRPPYRCCRHTITSESHGEPAGLLTAAAGETESHRRFINSPDLSKQTAGTSVQKQHSEPKARPHGVLFDGPTLSLPHSVLPGDSKSPRGLEPGHSISRSRWDSTGWCLRGKLCRSPRPGSEALIWGGGALWPPDRGHGRVCSWPPSLGQSLHPQPGQRRAEGSRDSAEPQCLTCKMDELENVLKGKEPDTQAAHGLSGGSRSTETAGLPPLPGARQGLLVTHVSHRHLPAPAPLLRPTSRGRGRVARIQ; encoded by the exons ATGATGACGGCTGAGCTGACGCTCCGTCCTACGAGATCACATCCTCTTCCTGACCGAGATCAGGCTGAAATGACTGTCCCCTGTGGGGCTGGGCACCACTCTCCCCCAGCATGCAGTACCAGTCCGCTGCCCCCCTGCCGTGCCCTCCTGCTTTGGGGTGGGCCCTGGCACCCTACTTCGCTTTCTCCTCGGCTGCCAGGAAGCTCTGTGTTCACCTCCTCTCAACCTAGCTTTTCTGGAAATAAAGCGACCGCGGTCAGGCCCCCCTACCGCTGCTGTAGACACACCATCACCTCTGAATCTCACGGGGAGCCCGCCGGGCTGCTCACCGCGGCCGCTGGGGAAACAGAGTCCCACAGGCGGTTCATAAACTCCCCAGATCTGAGTAAGCAAACGGCAGGAACCAGTGTTCAAAAGCAACATTCCGAGCCCAAAGCCAGGCCTCACGGTGTCCTCTTCGACGGCCCTACCCTTTCCCTACCACACTCTGTCCTTCCCGGGGACTCCAAGAGCCCTCGAGGGCTTGAGCCCGGCCACAGCATTTCTAGAAGCAGGTGGGACTCCACTGGCTGGTGCCTGCGGGGGAAGCTCTGCCGCAGCCCACGGCCTGGCTCTGAGGCCCTCATCTGGGGGGGCGGGGCACTGTGGCCACCGGACAGAGGGCATGGCAGGGTGTGCAGCTGGCCCCCCTCACTGGGTCAGAGTCTACACCCACAGCCAgggcagaggagggcagaggggagccGGGACTCTGCCGAGCCTCAGtgcctcacctgtaaaatggacgAACTTGAAAACGTGCTGAAGGGAAAGGAGCCAGACACGCAGGCCGCTCACGGACTGTCCGGCGGCAGCAGGTCCACAGAGACGGCAGGCCTCCCCCCGCTCCCCGGGGCCAGGCAGGGACTGCTGGTGACGCACGTTT CTCACCGCCATCTCCcggccccggcgccgctgctTCGGCCGACGTCCCGAGGCAGAGGCAGAGTGGCTCGGATCCAGTGA